From Candidatus Melainabacteria bacterium RIFOXYA2_FULL_32_9:
ATTGTTTGGAATACACGATATTATTGTCAGATTATTTTCTGTCATACCCGGATTATTTATTATTCCCGTATCTTATCTAATTGGAAAAGAAGTCTTATCGAGAAAAACAGGTTTCATACTTGCTTTATTTGTCAGCATAAACTCTTTTTTAATTTACTACTCGCAAGAAGTTAGATTTTACTCTTTAACAGCTTTATTAGGAGCATTATCAGTCTTATTTCTTATAAAAACCCTTAAAAAAACATCTCTAAAAAACTATACAGGGCTGATTTTATCTAATGCAGCTATTTTATATACTTTCACCATTGGTTTTGTATTTATTTTTTGCGAGGTTATTATATCTCTTATTTATCTGTATTGGTCGAAGAGAGAGAATTTAAAACCGTTTATTTACGCACAAATCGTGACTTTTATATTATTTATTCCTTATGTTCCCATATTAATTCAACAACATACTATGGTAGCGAGTGGATATATCAACTCATTCAGCTTTTATCAAAATTTTAATTACGCAAGCATTCTTTTAGTAATGCAAAACTGGTTTTCTCCGGTTATATCGAGCATTGCATTTCCTGATTTAAATTATTATGAAGGGCTCATTTCAAACGGTATAAAACCCGATTTCATAATTTTTGCGGTTATTCCTGTTATAATAGCTATTACAGGAATAATTAAAACCTGCCAAAAGCGAGATTTAGGAACTTTAATCCTTTCAATCGGCTTTTTACTAATTATTCTTGAAATTATAATGACACTAATGGGAAAACTTGCAATCACAAGTAGATATCTTACTCTGGCATTTCCATCTATTCTTGTTGGTGTGGTTTATGGGCTTGTTAATATAAGAAATAAGTTTTTATCAGGGTCGTTAATAAGCTTATTTGTATTTGTAAATCTGTTTTATCTGGTATTTACTCCATACGGTATCCAAAAACAACCAAGTTCACAAGGATATAGAACAATTGCAAGTATTTTAAAAGAATATCACTTAAATTCAAATGATATTCTGATTTTACCCATGGAAGGAAAATTCCTGGGAAAATATTATTCTCTAAAAGACATAAATTTATTGGATTTTACTATGGCTGACATTTGTCTTGGTAGTGAAAAGATTTTAGGCATAGAAGTATTAGACATTTTAACGAGAAAAAACGCTCACGACAATTTAAAAAAATATATTTTATATTCTAAAATACCTGTTAGCTTTGAGAATTATATAAGAAAAAGCGTGGTAAGCAAACTGGATAAAGGAAGATACTTTGTCACCGTCATGCCTATCGGGATGAAACCTTTTGATGAGGATCTTTTAATAAAGATTGCCAGGAATGATAGAATATATAAAGATATTTCATTATACTACCTGTTAACCTCCAGAGCAGCCATAAACCTTGAGAAAATTGAGAAAAAGTATTTTCAAACAGTAAAAATCATTAAAAAAGACGGCTGGGAAGTACACATTCTAAAGAAATAAGCCTGTTATTTCAGTAATTAATACCTATTCAGGAAATAAAACAGATGTCATTGCGAAGATTCCAAAGGAATCTGCGGCAATCTATCCAGATAACGGCTTAAACTATAATCCAATAATTGAAAAATCATTACGGAAGGTGACATAAGAAAATTTAAATTTGAAAGGTATAGCCTTAATGAATCAGGAAAAAATCTGGTTAGAATTCTGGGAAGAACATAATAAGAAGTTTTTAAGTTCGGATATTACTCCAAAAGAGTACCATCTGGACTTAAAAAACATAATAAATGACTATAAAGATAAGAGAAAAATCATAGAAATAGGCTGCGGTACAGGAATAACAAGCTTACTGCTAGATGATGATTTTGATAAAACCTTGCTGGACTGCGATATAAATGCTATTGATTTAGCTAAAACCCTGTTTAAAAAAGCCGATAAGCAGGCTCAATTTATTAATACTGATATGTTTGAAACCAATATTAACAGTAAAACTTATGATATAGTCTTTAATTCAGGTGTTATAGAGCATTTTAATTATGCTGAGAGAGTAAAAGCCATAAAAGAATATAAAAGAATCCTTATTGATAATGGATTTATCATTTTAGCTTTCCCCAATCATTATTGTATACCTTATCGAGTCGGCTATTTAATAGCAAATTTATTCAATAAATGGCCTTATCCAAAAGAATATAAATTATGTAATATGGCTAAAGAGCTGAAAGAATGTAATTTAATGCTTGAAAAACGTCTTATAATAGCTGATAATATGCTTGCTGAATCTCTTAATTTTAATAAAATCTTAAAAAATATATTCTGTTTTTTTAATAAACTTTTTAAATTTGAAGGGTATTTGACTGTATTAATTATAAAAAATGAGGTTTAAGGAGCTTAATGATAAACAAAATCTATATAATACTTCCTGTTTATAATGAAGGAGAAAGCGTATACAATCTTTTGGTAAAATACAAAAACTTTTTTACTAATTCCTGTTCAATTTTACACGAAATAATTATTATTAACGACTCAAGCAAAGATGATACAGAAAATTGGATACTCAAAGCAAAAGATGAATTGAACTCTTTAAACATTAATTATAAAAAACATGAAGAAAATAAAGGCCTACAAGGAGCATTATCTACAGGATTTTCAATGATAAAAGATAATCTTAGAGAAAATAATGTTGTAGTGACTATGGATAGCGACGATACGCATAACCCTTATTTAATAAGAGAAATGCTGAACAAAATCAATGAAGGATCAGACATTGTAATCGCTTCTAGATATTGTGAACAGTCAAGAATTCATGGCTTAAGCAATTTCAGAGCTTTTTTAAGTCTTGGAGCGAGATATTTATATACAATAAAATGGAATATAAAAGGGGTTAAAGATTATACCTGTGGTTTCAGAGCTTACAAATCCTGGTTAATCAAAGAATCCGTTAATTATCACGGAGAAAATTTTATTCAGGAAAAAGGCTTCACCGTAACTGCTGAAATACTAAAGAAAATGAGTATGTTTAATCCCATAATTGTAGAAATTCCAATGATATTGACTTATTCAAACAAATCAAACCTGTCAAACATGAATATTCTAAAAACAATAAAACTAACATTAAAAATGCTGTTCAAATAAGAATATATTTGGCTAAATTGCCGAGTATATTTAATTATAA
This genomic window contains:
- a CDS encoding glycosyl transferase, with the protein product MINKIYIILPVYNEGESVYNLLVKYKNFFTNSCSILHEIIIINDSSKDDTENWILKAKDELNSLNINYKKHEENKGLQGALSTGFSMIKDNLRENNVVVTMDSDDTHNPYLIREMLNKINEGSDIVIASRYCEQSRIHGLSNFRAFLSLGARYLYTIKWNIKGVKDYTCGFRAYKSWLIKESVNYHGENFIQEKGFTVTAEILKKMSMFNPIIVEIPMILTYSNKSNLSNMNILKTIKLTLKMLFK